The following is a genomic window from Amphiura filiformis chromosome 4, Afil_fr2py, whole genome shotgun sequence.
CTCTCTAGTAGAGTGTTGTCTACGTCATTACCAGCTAATCCAGCGTGTTGATCTGAAGTCGTCTGTTGGGCGTTGCATCTAACTGGAAGGGCTTTGGTGATCCCATGAGCTTGACAGACAGCTACAATGGCAGAGTCAGTTATACACTCGTCATAGTTGTGTCGTAGGCGGTCACACATAGCATTGATTTTCTGTGTGGTCTCTTCAGCTTCATCATCATCTGGTGGGGGAGCTTGTGGTCGGCGTGAAAGACTGTCTGCGTCGATGTTGATCTTACCGGGACGGTAGTTAATGTCGAAGTGGAAATTGGCTAGAGCAGCCAACCATCGATGACCCGTCGCATCCAGTTTTGCCTTACTCAGCACATATGTCAAGGGGTTGTTATCCGTCATGACGCTGAACTTGGAGCCATACAGATAGTAAGCAAACTTCTCCGTCACTGCCCATTTCAAAGCCAGGAATTCTAATTTGTGCGCTGGATAGTTTAACTCTGATTTTGACAATCCTCTGCTAGCATATGCCACAGGGTGCAAATGACCATCTATCTCCTGGTAGAGCGCTGCCCCCAGTCCTTGAGTACTAGCGTCTGTGTGCAGTACAAAGGGTTTAGAAAAATTGGCGTATGTCAACACCGGGGCTGAAGTCAGGGCGTCTATTAGGGTGTCAAAGGCCTCCTGACAGGCTGGAGTCCACTTGTCTCCAAATGGGGTCTTCGGATTAGGTCTTCCTGATCTTTGATGGATACCTTCCGATGCTTCCCTCGTCCTCTCTTCTGCAGGGGCTCATATTCTCGTATCAGATCATTCAGTGGTTTAGCTAGTCGACTGTAGTGTTTGATAAACCGTCTGTAGTACCCGGTGAAACCAAGAAAACTTTTCATCTCTTTGGCGTTGGTGGGTCTAGGCCAAGTCTTCACTGCAGATAGCTTAGCTGGATCAGGTTGGACACCTTCAGCTGAGACGACATGCCCCAGGCACTTCACAGATGGTTGGACAAATGTGCACTTATCAGGGCTCAATTTCAGTCCATACTCATGGAGACGATCTAGAACATCTCTCAGTTTTTCTTCATGCTCTTCAAGAGTGCTGGAGTATATCAGAAGGTCGTCCAAGTATACAAGGACATCTTCGTATGCCATGTCACCCATACACTTGTCCATAAGCCTCTGGAATGTGGCTGGAGCATTACATATGCCCTGGGGCATGCGGTTGAACTCAAATAGACCTAGAGGACTCCAGAATGCGGTCTTCTCTTTATCGCTTTCGTCCAGTTCTATCTGGTAGTAGCCAGAACGCAAGTCCAAGGATGAGAACCAACAAGCGCCGTTGAGGGCGTGTAATGCATCTTCTATCTTGGGTACCACATACTGGTCCCGGATGGTCCGTGCGTTCAACCGGCGGTAATCAATGCAGAGTCTCACGTCTCCGTTCTTCTTCCGGACAACCACTATGGCAGATGAATACGGACTCTGGGATTCTCGGATGATGTTCTTGTCGAGTAGGTCTCTGATATGTGTTTTCACATCTTCGAAGTCGCCCGGGGCTATTCTCCGTCTTCCTTCGCGGAAAGGACTTTCATCAGTCAAGCGTATGCGGTGTTTGACTTTCGAAGTGCATCCTATATCCAGCTCACTGGTGGAGAATACTTCAGGTCTGCTCTGTAGCAGTCTGGTGAAGCGATCTTTCCAGTCCTGGCTAATTGGAGATTCACCGAACTGGAAATCTATCGCATTAGCAGTATCATCCGGGTGTTGTGTCTCTGATGATGGTGTCACAGTCGTGGCTCGAGCTGTGTTGCTGGTTACCGTTGTCCTGGAAGTGACAGGCTGGACACTGTCAAGGGGGTACAGGGCTCCAAGGCGGGATCCGGCTTTCAGGAAGACATCATGCGCCAACATATTCTGCACGACGAGACGGACCTTAAACCGCTTTCTCGCTGTAAGGGTTATTACCCCTGGGTGCACCTTGATTCCACCTGGAAGGCCTGCATTCACGTCATGGTCCAACAGAACATCGATGTCTCTTAGCATGTTATTTCTCACAAATCCAGTGACAGTTCTTGTCTGTCCAGCTGGAATAGTGGTGGGGTGCTTTCCAGTGAGTCTGACTATCATAGGGTCATCTTTTGGGACTTTAGTCATTTCATAGGCGTGGTATGCCTCTGCCCAGGCCGCACTCATGGTTAGTGTTTTCATGAAGCGAGGGCCTCCTTCTCCACGACAGCATCGGATGAGGTGTCGAATGACGCCAGAGTTGGTTCCTATTATAATGGCAGGTTGGCTTTCTCCCTGTGGTGTAGGACACACAAGTGCAAGTGTTGTCATGCACTTGTCTACTCCAGCCTCTGCCTTCATAACTTCTAAGTCGATGTGGATGTACCCTATATAGGGTACTCTCTGGCCACCAGCACCGATAACAAGGAGGTCACTCAAGGGGAATATCTGGCGATGGGAGAGATGACATCTGTGGTATGACTCCGTCACGCATGTCACCTGTGACCCGGTGTCCAGTAGGCCCTCACACCGTCTTCCATCTAACAGTATGGGGGTGATTAGTAATTCTCCAACTAATCCAGGGGGTAAGGGCTTACTGGACTTCTCCTGCCAATTCTCCTCTCTGCTATCTTCTGTCGCGGAGCAAGTTAATACTGTTTGGGCACCGGGGTGCTCCTCCTTGGGTACCCATGACCGTTTCCCTGTCCATCGTCGTCACAGAACTTCTCAATCAGCCTGCGCTGAACAAGGGTGGGATTGGAGGCTGATGTGCACTCGCTCTTCCTATGCCCATACTCTCCACATTGGAAGCAAACCAGGGGTCCTCGGGGCTTCCGTCGGGGTCCTTGAGGTCTACTACAATGTGTTGGTTGTGGGGGGCCAGCCGCCATCGCTTGTGCCTGTGCTGCAGGGATGGAGGGTGCTAGCTGTAGTTGCTGTACCAACTTCTTTAGTTCTTCTACCTCTTTCCTCAGGCTGGTATCAGCTGAAGGGGTTGAAGGAGGAACTTGTGCGTGATGAACCTTCATACTGGCCTTGGTACCTTGCCGCATCTTGACTCTAGCCTGCTGTGCCGTCTCCTCCACTCTCACATCTTTGAGCAGAGTGAGATAGTCGGGTGGATTTGTCTTCTTCTGGCGTAGCTGTAGTGCATTTACCAGGGCCTCATCGTAGACACACCCACGGATAAATTGATTGAGCCTGGCTTTGTCCACTTGGCTGGTGTCGATGCCATCGTAATGGACCACCCTGTCTAACTTTGTTTCAAGGCGGGTCAGGAATGCTGAGGGCACCTCTCCCGGCTCCTGATGCGTTTCTCTAAAAATACTGTATAAATCAGCCCCGTCGCAAGCTGCCCCAAACACCTTATCCAAACTTGAGAGATACTCTGATGCTGTAGCAGATGCAGGCAGCTTCCTGACAACACTCAGGGCAGGGGGAAGAAGGCTTTCCGTAATCCGGGTCTTCTTGTCCTTGTCTGCGATGCCAGACTCCTTAAGCATTTGGTCCGCCAGTTGAAACCAGGTGTCCCAGGGCAACTCTCCTCCAGGTGGGGGTTCCTTGCCTGAAAAGTGGCGGAGTCGGCGGTAGGTCTTGGAAGAGTCCTGGATCTTATGCACATGCTCCACTACCTTCGAGGGGACTTCACCATTGACCAGAGATGCCAAGTCCTGGCTCTGCTTGTCGTACTTGCTGAGCAGTTCTTTCAATGCATCTTCGAACGTTGGTGGTGGGTGTGGTGGCAACGCAGGTGGTGGATGACCAGGTGGGGGTGGTTGAACAGGTGGATTATCAGCTGGTGGTCCTGCAGGGCCGGGGTCTTCATTATCTGAACTCATGGTGGATGAAGGATGACCCTGTTGTCCACTCTACTGGCTCTCTACAGACTCTTAGATTAATTTGGGATTTAAACTTTAATTAAGAattaaatttattataattattgtgacTTCTCTGTGACTTGCAATATTCAGTGACTTGTACTTTTTTATTTAGTTTACGACACTGCAGTACAATCGCTCAttaagtttattttatttaatcgGTTTACTTTTAATTAATTCAAGAAGTGGCTCAAGGTtgtatttaaaaaatcaattccTCAGATGCATAAACTGTAAAACTCTGCAATCACCAATTATCAAGTTTATGCAATGAATctaaaaaatagatttaaaatgaATTAATTCTCACAAACAatcaaaaacataaacaaatataaaaataaatcccggacgagcccccatttTGTAACCCAGGTTCATGTGTCAAGTGTAAACAATGACGTTACACTAATGACAGAACAAAATTTATAATCACACTAAACAACGATGAGCCTTATCTTGATTTCTAAGTAAAAAAACATTTATTAAgaataaaaaaggaaataaaaataaaataaaccttaATACATTTTACTAGTAATATTACGCAAGCGCGCTGCTTCGCGGGGATCCCATAATAATATAGTTAAAATTTCAAAGTCAACAGTTCATCCAGTGTTGTAGTAAAGTCACAATCGGTGTAAATCACTCCCTCGGTGACCATCATCACAAATCACAAATCAGTCTCTGTAAAGATCATCTCTGTAAAGAGCCAGCAGAGTAGTCTCCTATCTCACATAATTCCATGTCATATATAAAATCCAACAGCTATATAATAAATCCAATGAAGCTGGTTCACTCAAAGTATCTTGTATTTCACAAGAACAGAATATTGATGATTATAATTATGAAGATATACAATGTATGATAAAATTAGTATTtaatatcagcatgatcagaggaATCAGACATCCATGCTGGCAGCACACGTAGTCTCTCCATATGTGGGCAAGGGTCAGCAGAGGCCAGAGGTCAGCAGAGGGGATTAAGTGGGATGAAGTTTTAGAGGTTGGAGGACCACTGGAATCTAACTTTTAGGGGTGttacatttgatatcagaaggacattcttcgtattcagaatgcaattcgataagtctgatgtgctctaatgtcccacaataaatactgtccaaacgttcataccccatcccttaaagacaTAATATTTTTTGCTCCCAATACTcttgaatgtttgtttttttattgacaccccaacaaaatatcaaaaaaggaGAAACAAAAATAGAGGGGAAATGTTAATTTTGTATAAAACAAAAATGGACGGGTAGGCTgagttcaaatttcaaaattggtcgaTTCTAGGTACAACCCATACCAATGTATtactctcattattaggattcaatAAGGTATAGTTTGACCCGTACAATTCTTGAGTTACAGGCatgaaggtcaaatgtcaaattttggtctccaccATTGACCACAGGggttaaaaataaaaactgcTCCGATTTCGATCAAAGTTGTCTGAAATTGTTCGCTTGGAAAAACAtattaaacaaagaatagtttgacatatctcatgTGTTTTGTCACCTGGGTAACATCACAAATTGTTATAACAATTTCAATTAGGAATAGTTTCCAATACATGAGATGCTTTGTTTTCTAGGTAATAGTGTGGACCGGGCCAATACCCATGGTCCAGTCAGTCCTATTGGttgtgacctattttgctgtgtttactGGACAACCAAATGTATTTCTATGTTAGAATATTATGAAtacgattaatagttctgaagctattataggcgtatttataacggctatacgttactttttgtgaagacttTACATGAATACTTATCTTATGATACTTATTgaaccttcaatttttttcacaTTAGCTCCGTCATTCTCATTAGCCTGATTAGCCAGAATACGAGACACAATCTATTTAATGGGATGTCAATAACTGAAATACTCAGCAAATTGTGATGCATTTTACTCTGTTTCTATTTTGAGCCTGATGTAAATACGTGCGCCTCCGTTTAAGAGCAGGGGCAATTACATTTTAATTCAATCAAACTCTACAGGGTGCGTCAAATGGTTGGAAGCGATCAGTTTCCagtaatttataaacaaaaagGGTAAAACGAGTTTGTAGATATTGTGATATTATAAAAAAGGTCATACAGTTGTAAGTACTGGTAATTTTGTTTCAAGAGGATCCATGGTTGCATCAGGAAAAGACATGCTTTTTAATATACATCAAAAcggatgagtaccaatcattttgattccGCTCTTTATTAAAGTATTGGTCATTTCGGAAGGATCAAATGTTACATTTGGAAACAAACAGGC
Proteins encoded in this region:
- the LOC140149980 gene encoding paraneoplastic antigen Ma3 homolog, with the protein product MSSDNEDPGPAGPPADNPPVQPPPPGHPPPALPPHPPPTFEDALKELLSKYDKQSQDLASLVNGEVPSKVVEHVHKIQDSSKTYRRLRHFSGKEPPPGGELPWDTWFQLADQMLKESGIADKDKKTRITESLLPPALSVVRKLPASATASEYLSSLDKVFGAACDGADLYSIFRETHQEPGEVPSAFLTRLETKLDRVVHYDGIDTSQVDKARLNQFIRGCVYDEALVNALQLRQKKTNPPDYLTLLKDVRVEETAQQARVKMRQGTKASMKVHHAQVPPSTPSADTSLRKEVEELKKLVQQLQLAPSIPAAQAQAMAAGPPQPTHCSRPQGPRRKPRGPLVCFQCGEYGHRKSECTSASNPTLVQRRLIEKFCDDDGQGNGHGYPRRSTPVPKQY